A window from Chaetodon trifascialis isolate fChaTrf1 chromosome 5, fChaTrf1.hap1, whole genome shotgun sequence encodes these proteins:
- the ankhd1 gene encoding ankyrin repeat and KH domain-containing protein 1 isoform X5, with product MQDAVAGTAMLTDGFEDEIDSVTPRSPVAGMGVGATPGGVGLGGIGIGVGGKKVRLYGEPGGPAAERLDFKLAAAAVLSSGPGSGSDEDEVSEVESFILDQEDLDNPIMKTASELLLSSATDGVDLRTVDPETQARLEALLEAAGIGKLSTADGKAFADPEVLRRLTSSVSCALDEAAAALTRMRAENTLNAGQADNLVIFSRSLAEACSDGDVNAVRKLLDEGRSVNEHTEEGESLLCLACSAGYYELAQVLLAMHANVEDRGIKGDITPLMAAASGGYVDIVKLLLVHGADVNAQSSTGNTALTYACAGGFVDVVKVLLKEGANIEDHNENGHTPLMEAASAGHVEVARVLLEYGAGINTHSNEFKESALTLACYKGHLDMVRFLLEAGADQEHKTDEMHTALMEACMDGHVEVARLLLDSGAQVNMPADSFESPLTLAACGGHVELAALLIERGANLEEVNDEGYTPLMEAAREGHEEMVALLLAQGANINAQTEETQETALTLACCGGFLEVADFLIKAGADIELGCSTPLMEAAQEGHLELVKYLLAAGANVHATTATGDTALTYACENGHTDVADVLLQAGANLEHESEGGRTPLMKAARAGHLCTVQFLISKGANVNRATANNDHTVVSLACAGGHLAVVELLLAHGADPTHRLKDGSTMLIEAAKGGHTNVVSYLLDYPNNILSVPAPDLSQLTPPSQDASQVPRVPFQALAMVVPPQEPDRAPSNIATPPPVSSKGVSKQRQAALQSGVPSSVGRGPEAEPLPPFHLCQPLECIVEETEGKLNELGQRISAIEKAQLQSLELIQGEPLTKDKIEELKKSREEQVQKKKKILKELQKVERQLQLKTQQQFTKEYMEAKGLKEEQEAGQSQGPGPGPGNTASAPGPLPTTPGAPLHTSSDTDEEANKDGEQEEQPVEEGEEEEEDDDEEECSEEEAEGEEDDYPKLPQVGTILYRDGPQPPQQPPLPPSPQAQPQPPPPPLQAAFVPIQPLPDYNPADYPGSTSPELQRVLVGQQMLGQQQQGQQLAGLGPGMIPQQAPDGLMVATPAQTLTDTLDDIMAAVSSRVPMLNTTTSPTPLSQPPTQMPANIASPPSVLPLYPSVDIDAHTESNHDTALTLACAGGHEELVSVLIARGANIEHRDKKGFTPLILAATAGHVGVVEVLLDKGGDIEAQSERTKDTPLSLACSGGRQEVVELLLLRGANKEHRNVSDYTPLSLAASGGYVNIIKILLNAGAEINSRTGSKLGISPLMLAAMNGHVPAVKLLLDMGSDINAQIETNRNTALTLACFQGRAEVVSLLLDRKANVEHRAKTGLTPLMEAASGGYAEVGRVLLDKGADVNAPPVPSSRDTALTIAADKGHYKFCELLINRGAHIDVRNKKGNTPLWLAANGGHFDVVQLLVHASADVDAADNRKITPLMAAFRKGHVKVVQYLVKEVNQFPSDIECMRYIATIADKELLKKCHQCMETIVKAKDQQAAEANKNASILLKELDLEKSREESKKQALAAKREKRKEKRKKKKEEQKRKQEEEEGQKTKEDSSEMQEQKEDSADETEVPIEPPSATTTTTIGISATSTTFTTAFGKKRASVATTPSTNRKNKKNKTKDSSPNEPIILQDPQVALAQHKADKNKIHAPSSGVAQSQILLRGPEKRHCPQPQSDGKVDNKVTVSISKPTQKAPDMIDSTSNSLPSPFKTMALPVTSPNSKLSLTSPKRGQKREEGWKEVVRRSKKLSVPASVVSRIMGRGGCNITAIQDVTGAHIDVDKQKDKNGERMITIRGGTESTRYAVQLINALIQDPAKELEDLIPRNHIRAPGSKTASASFPSTAAPKALSSLVTSTGVSFQPSSSSSSSSSQAGGKIGKGLSSNVRQPFPVSLPLAYAHPQLALLAAQTMHQIRHPRLPMAQFGGTFSPAASTWGPFPVRPVSPGSANSSPKHNGGTSSTGGQARPNSTHSEHSNTASSGASVTTTNTTTIAPNTSTTAGSPHTPNPTPYNPQPSVPTPSSVRKQLFAPDPKPAGVTPVSVAATSTSGSNAVRGTGSPAHQSSTTTTANAPQQPVGPISQPPIQPTKTEPSAVAPPGKDKPSLPLENQPVSVSESINSLGFSAPALALPPKPEPRQQLPPPPSSAPSSEAPPPLLTPQHSSHLPSAPPPVLSHNVAHANNTVPHFSAPAPRVSHRMQPPGPYYSLPEQQQQQQQQQQTQQQQSVFVPFNAQQEPPKQTQNQTSQPTSLPPQAQTQAQAQAPGSLQVSANLGMMNGSQMQHVAGAGKPQQMPPNFGAAGLFNFSSIFDNNSQVGNNQVWGACHLPARSPPEQSYSAPPAYMSMGQMENMMPPPPPDSSKAPGYRSASQRMVNSPIALTSYATSISGNPVYLHGHTPVGTPSFSRQHFSPHPWSASTSGESPVPPPSTVSSSALSTSAVAPPSQPKQGSSSQQDRKVPPPIGTERLARIRQTGSVNPPLLTTSYTASVGQGGIWSFGVGSASEAMSGWSQPLMSSHMMHPQLQAEQSAFSQHQPMEQDDTGIANPANNYHQPQHLPNSYMDFPKGMPMSMYGGTMLPPHPPIAEGPGGPMYNGLHAGDPAWSPIIKVVPNNADNSDPQQQVWPGTWAPHVGNVHLNHVN from the exons GCATCGGTAAACTGTCCACTGCCGATGGTAAAGCTTTTGCAGACCCCGAGGTGCTACGGCGACTGACATCATCTGTGAGTTGTGCCCTggatgaagctgcagcagccctGACCCGTATgagagctgaaaacacactcaacgCCGGCCAAGCCGACAA TCTGGTTATTTTCAGCCGTAGTTTAGCAGAGGCGTGCTCAGACGGAGACGTCAATGCTGTGCGCAAATTGCTGGATGAGGGACGGAGCGTGAatgaacacacagaggaaggggAGAGCCTGCTGTGCCTCGCCTGCTCGGCCGGCTACTACGAACTTGCACAG GTTTTGTTGGCCATGCATGCCAATGTGGAGGACCGGGGCATCAAAGGGGACATAACGCCACTCATGGCTGCTGCTAGTGGAGGTTATGTGGACATTGTCAAGCTGCTTCTGGTCCATGGCGCAGACGTTAATGCACAATCCTCCACAG gCAACACAGCTCTGACGTACGCATGTGCCGGTGGCTTCGTCGATGTGGTGAAGGTGCTGCTGAAAGAGGGTGCTAACATTGAGGACCACAACGAGAACGGACACACACCTCTAATGGAGGCGGCCAGTGCTGGCCACGTGGAAGTGGCTAGGGTTCTCCTGGAGTATGGTGCCGGAATCAACACACACTCCAATGAGTTCAAGGAGAGTGCTCTCACGCTCGCCTGCTATAAAG GTCACTTGGATATGGTGCGTTTTCTGTTGGAGGCAGGAGCAGACCAGGAGCATAAAACAGATGAGATGCACACAGCACTGATGGAGGCGTGCATG GACGGCCATGTGGAGGTGGCACGGCTGCTGTTGGACAGCGGCGCGCAGGTTAACATGCCAGCCGATTCTTTTGAGTCGCCCCTTACCCTTGCTGCCTGTGGAGGACACGTGGAGCTGGCAGCCTTGCTCATAGAGAGAGGAGCCAACTTGGAGGAG GTGAATGATGAGGGCTACACCCCTCTGATGGAGGCAGCTAGAGAAGGCCATGAGGAGATGGTAGCACTGCTGCTGGCTCAAG GTGCTAACATCAATGCCCAGACAGAGGAGACCCAGGAGACAGCTTTGACTCTAGCATGCTGTGGAGGCTTCTTGGAAGTGGCAGACTTCCTCATCAAGGCGGGTGCCGACATTGAGCTGGGCTGCTCCACGCCTCTCATGGAGGCTGCACAGGAAGGCCATCTTGAGTTGGTGAAATACCTGCTGGCTGCAG GGGCAAATGTTCATGCCACCACAGCAACGGGTGACACAGCATTGACATATGCGTGTGAGAACGGACACACCGATGTGGCggatgtgctgctgcaggctggagCCAACTTG GAACATGAGTCTGAAGGGGGACGGACACCCTTGATGAAGGCCGCAAGAGCGGGACATCTCTGTACAGTGCAGTTCCTTATCAGCAAAG GTGCTAATGTGAACAGAGCTACCGCCAACAATGATCACACAGTGGTGTCCCTGGCCTGTGCTGGAGGACATCTGGCTGTGGTGGAGCTGTTGCTGGCACACGGGGCAGATCCGACACACAGGCTCAAA GATGGTTCAACCATGTTGATAGAAGCTGCTAAGGGTGGCCACACCAATGTGGTTTCCTACCTGTTGGACTACCCCAACAACATTCTGTCTGTCCCAGCTCCTGACCTCTCCCAGCTTACTCCCCCCTCGCAAGATGCCTCTCAG GTTCCTCGTGTCCCATTCCAAGCTCTCGCCATGGTAGTGCCCCCTCAGGAGCCCGACCGAGCCCCGTCAAACATCGCCACACCCCCACCCGTCTCCAGCAAAG GCGTGTCCAAACAGAGACAGGCAGCCCTTCAGTCCGGTGTCCCCAGCTCAGTTGGCCGGGGCCCTGAAGCTGAGCCCTTGCCGCCCTTCCACTTGTGCCAGCCTCTAGAGTGCAttgtggaggagacagagggaaagctGAACGAGCTGGGCCAGAGAATCAGTGCTATTGAGAAGGCCCAGCTCCAGTCGCTAGAGCTCATTCAGGGGGAGCCGCTCACCAAAGACAAGATtgaggagctgaagaaaagcagagaggagcag gtgcagaagaagaagaaaatcttgaaggagctgcagaaggTGGAGcgccagctgcagctgaaaacacagcaacagtTCACCAAAGAGTACATGGAGGCGAAGGGCTtaaaggaggagcaggaggccgGACAGAGCCAGGGCCCAGGCCCGGGGCCCGGGAATACAGCGTCTGCTCCAGGGCCCCTTCCCACCACTCCAGGTGCCCCACTGCACACCAGCTCTGACACGGATGAAGAGGCCAACAAGGATGGGGAGCAAGAGGAGCAGCCAGTAGAGGAAGGGGAAGAG gaagaggaagacgacgatgaagaggagtgttctgaggaggaggcagaaggagaagaggacGATTACCCCAAGCTTCCTCAGGTGGGCACAATCCTCTACAGGGATGGGCCACAGCCTccacagcagcctcctctgcccCCTTCGCCACAGGCCCAgccccagcctcctcctccgcctcttcAGGCTGCCTTTGTCCCTATCCAACCCCTGCCAGACTACAACCCCGCAGACTACCCCGGAAGCACCAGCCCGGAGCTACAGAGGGTACTGGTGGGGCAGCAGATGCTGGGCCAACAGCAGCAGGGTCAGCAGTTGGCTGGGTTAGGCCCAGGAATGATACCTCAGCAGGCCCCAGATGGGCTCATGGTAGCTACACCTGCACAGACGCTCACAGACACGCTGGATGACATCATGGCAG CTGTGAGCAGCCGTGTGCCCATGCTGAACACTACAACCTCACCCACACCCCTGTCCCAGCCACCCACACAGATGCCCGCAAACATCGCCTCGCCCCCTTCAGTTCTACCCCTCTACCCCTCTGTTGACATAGATGCACAT ACGGAGAGCAACCATGACACAGCGCTGACGCTGGCGTGTGCAGGAGGACATGAGGAGCTTGTGTCTGTCCTCATCGCTCGGGGAGCCAACATTGAGCACCGGGACAAAAAAG gtTTTACTCCTCTTATCCTGGCTGCCACTGCTGGACATGTAGGAGTGGTGGAAGTGCTCCTGGACAAAGGGGGTGACATTGAGGCTCAGTCAGAGAGAACCAAAGACACGCCCCTCTCCCTGGCCTGCTCTGGGGGACGCCAGGAG GTGGTTGAGTTGCTGCTGCTTCGGGGAGCCAATAAGGAACATCGCAATGTTTCCGACTACACGCCTCTTAGCCTGGCTGCGTCTGGGGGTTATGTCAACATCATCAAGATACTCCTCAACGCTGGAGCTGAGATCAACTCCAG GACTGGCAGTAAGCTGGGAATCTCTCCTCTGATGCTGGCAGCTATGAATGGTCATGTGCCGGCAGTGAAGCTGTTACTAGATATGGGCTCGGACATCAATGCCCAGATTGAGACCAACAGAAACACGGCTCTGACCCTGGCCTGCTTCCAGGGACGGGCTGAGGttgtcagtctgctgctggaTCGCAAGGCCAATGTAGAGCATCGTGCTAAG ACTGGCCTAACTCCTCTGATGGAAGCAGCTTCAGGAGGTTATGCGGAGGTGGGCCGAGTGCTGCTGGACAAAGGCGCAGATGTCAACGCTCCACCTGTTCCCTCATCCAGAGACACTGCCCTCACCATTGCTGCCGACAAAGGCCACTACAAGTTTTGTGAGCTGCTTATCAACAG GGGTGCCCATATCGATGTACGAAACAAGAAAGGGAACACTCCTCTCTGGCTGGCGGCAAACGGCGGCCATTTTGACGTGGTTCAGCTCTTGGTGCACGCCAGTGCTGATGTGGATGCAGCCGACAACCGCAAGATTACCCCTCTCATGGCTGCTTTTCGAAAG GGTCACGTGAAGGTGGTGCAGTATCTTGTGAAGGAAGTCAACCAGTTCCCATCAGATATCGAGTGCATGAGATATATCGCCACCATCGCTGACAAG GAGCTGTTGAAGAAGTGCCACCAGTGCATGGAGACCATTGTCAAAGCCAAAGACCAGCAGGCAGCCGAGGCCAACAAGAATGCTAGCATTCTCCTCAAAGAGCTCGACTTGGAGAAG tCCCGAGAGGAGAGCAAGAAACAGGCCCTTGCTGCCAAACGTGAGAAGCGTAAGGAGAAacgcaagaagaagaaggaggagcagaagaggaagcaggaggaagaggaggggcaGAAAACCAAGGAAGATTCCTCTGAGAtgcaggagcagaaggaggatTCAGCTGATG AAACAGAGGTTCCAATTGAGCCTCCGAGtgcaaccaccaccaccaccattgGCATATCTGCCACCTCCACCACTTTCACTACAGCTTTTGGTAAGAAGCGAGCAAGCGTGGCTACTACACCCAGCACCAATCGcaagaacaaaaagaacaagACCAAGGACTCTTCGCCCAATGAACCCATCATATTACAGGATCCGCAG GTTGCACTAGCACAGCACAAGGCTGACAAGAACAAGATCCACG ccccctCCTCAGGAGTGGCCCAGTCCCAGATCCTCCTGCGCGGCCCAGAGAAGAGACATTGTCCTCAGCCGCAGAGTGACGGCAAGGTTGACAACAAGGTCACAGTCTCCATCTCAAAACCAACGCAAAA AGCTCCTGACATGATCGACTCCACCTCCAACTCCTTGCCCTCTCCATTCAAGACCATGGCTCTTCCTGTCACCTCACCCAACAGTAAACTCAGCCTCACAAGCCCCAAGAGAGGccagaagagagaagaaggtTGGAAGGAGGTGgtcagaag ATCAAAGAAGCTGTCTGTGCCAGCCTCCGTCGTGTCTCGGATCATGGGCAGAGGAGGCTGCAACATCACAGCCATCCAGGACGTGACAGGAGCTCACATTGATGTCGACAAACAGAAGGACAAGAACGGGGAGAGGATGATCACaataag AGGAGGCACAGAATCTACAAGGTATGCAGTCCAGCTAATCAACGCTCTAATCCAAGACCCAGCCAAAGAGCTTGAAGACCTGATCCCCCGGAATCACATCAGAGCCCCAGGCTCGAAAACGGCCTCAGCTTCCTTCCCCAGTACTGCAGCACCAAAGGCACTGAGCTCGTTGGTCACCTCCACAGGCGTCTCCTTCCAGCCCTCTTCATCctcgtcttcatcctcctctcaggCCGGGGGGAAGATCGGGAAGGGGCTGTCGTCAAACGTCAGACAGCCTTTCCCTGTGTCTCTGCCCTTGGCATACGCCCACCCTCAGCTGGCTCTACTGGCTGCTCAGACCATGCACCAGATCAGACACCCTCGTCTACCCATGGCCCAGTTCGGTGGCACCTTCTCTCCCGCCGCCAGTACCTGGGGACCCTTCCCTGTGCGTCCTGTGAGTCCAGGTAGTGCTAATAGCTCCCCCAAACACAATGGAGGAACCAGCAGCACCGGAGGCCAGGCCAGACCCAACTCGACCCATAGTGAGCACAGCAACACAGCCAGCTCGGGAGCCTCAGTCAcgaccaccaacaccaccaccattGCTCCTAACACGTCTACAACTGCAGGCTCGCCTCATACCCCTAATCCTACCCCGTACAATCCCCAGCCGAGCGTCCCCACTCCTTCGTCTGTCAGAAAACAGCTCTTCGCCCCTGACCCCAAGCCTGCTGGCGTCAcccctgtgtctgttgctgccaCTTCGACTAGTGGTAGCAATGCAGTACGAGGCACAGGTTCTCCTGCACATCAGAGTTCCACTACAACTACCGCGAATGCCCCTCAGCAGCCGGTAGGACCTATCTCGCAGCCCCCAATCCAACCAACTAAAACAGAGCCCAGTGCTGTTGCCCCTCCTGGAAAAGACAAGCCCTCTCTACCTCTAGAGAACCAGCCTGTTTCTGTCAGTGAGAGCATCAACTCTTTGGGTTTCTCTGCTCCCGCCCTGGCTTTACCTCCCAAGCCAGAGCCTCGGCAGCAGTtacctccccctccctcctctgcaccATCTTCAGAGGCTCCACCACCCCTTCTCACCCCACAGCACAGCTCCCACCTCCCCTCcgcacctcctcctgtcctctcacaCAATGTTGCACACGCCAACAACACTGTACCCCACTTCTCAGCCCCTGCGCCCCGAGTCTCCCATCGTATGCAGCCACCTGGGCCTTACTACTCCctgcctgagcagcagcagcagcagcaacaacagcagcagacacagcagcaacagtctgtgtttgtgccctTCAATGCTCAGCAAGAACCTCCGAAACAGACCCAAAACCAGACATCCCAGCCCACAAGTTTGCCTCCACAAGCCCAGACCCAAGCTCAAGCCCAGGCTCCAGGCTCCCTTCAGGTCTCTGCTAACCTCGGGATGATGAACGGTTCCCAGATGCAGCATGTGGCCGGTGCAGGCAAGCCTCAGCAGATGCCCCCCAACTTCGGTGCTGCAGGCCTCTTCAACTTCAGCAGCATATTTGATAACAACAGCCAG GTTGGAAACAATCAGGTGTGGGGTGCATGCCACCTGCCAGCTCGATCACCCCCAGAGCAGTCATACTCAGCGCCACCAGCCTACATGAGCATGGGCCAGATGGAGAATATGAtgcccccacctcctccagacAGCTCCAAAGCCCCTGGCTACCGCTCTGCCTCACAGAGGATGGTCAACAGCCCCATTG CACTGACCAGCTATGCCACCAGTATCTCTGGCAATCCTGTGTATCTGCATGGTCATACACCAGTTGGCACACCCTCATTCAGCAGACAGCACTTTTCCCCTCATCCATGGAGTGCATCCACATCAG GTGAATCTCCTGTCCCGCCTCCCTCTACGGTGTCATCCTCGGCCCTTTCCACCTCAGCTGTGGCTCCTCCCTCCCAGCCTAAGCAAGGCAGCTCCTCGCAGCAGGACCGGAAGGTTCCCCCGCCCATCGGCACAGAGCGGCTGGCCAGGatcaggcagacaggttctgtCAACCCACCCCTCCTCACCACCAGCTACACGGCATCTGTTGGACAGGGAGGCATTTGGTCGTTCGGGGTTGGGAGCGCTTCGG AAGCCATGTCTGGTTGGTCCCAGCCCTTGATGAGCAGCCACATGATGCACCCTCAGCTGCAGGCAGAGCAGTCGGCCTTCTCTCAGCACCAGCCCATGGAGCAGGATGACACAGGCATCGCAAACCCTGCTAACAACTACCACCAGCCTCAGCATTTGCCCAACAGTTACATGGATTTCCCAAAG GGAATGCCTATGTCGATGTATGGAGGAACCATGCTGCCCCCTCATCCTCCAATAGCAGAGGGGCCAGGGGGACCAATGTACAATGGTTTGCACGCCGGTGACCCCGCATGGAGCCCCATAATCAAAGTGGTCCCAAACAATGCAGATAACTCTGATCCACAACAGCAG GTGTGGCCTGGTACCTGGGCACCTCATGTGGGCAATGTGCACCTGAACCACGTCAACTAG